Genomic DNA from Acidobacteriota bacterium:
CGGAAGGTTCAGGTTTTCGGCCAGCAGGTAGAGGCCGAAGCTGGGATTGGAGGAGCGGGGGGAATGGATCCCCTGTTCCCGCGTCACCTGGTTGTTGAGCAGTTCCATGGTGCAGAGGGCCTCGCCGGTGTCATCCTGCACCCCGTAAGGCTTGTAAACTCCACATAACAAAAGTCGCGTCATCAAATATTCCCTTCCGTACTCGTTTGGGTGACTTTTTCAAACAGGCGAGGAAAACCGCGGAAAGAGTAGACTATTCCCTGACTGCGAATCCAGTCGACCTGAAAGCGTACTGGAATCCGCCCCCGATGTAAACGCCTATTCGTAGCGGAGCGCCTCGATGGGATCGAGTTGCGCCGCCTTGCGCGCGGGCCAGACGCCGAAGACCAGCCCGATCCCGATGGAGACCACCAGGCCCGCAACGACGGCCCAGAGGGGGATGACGGCCGGGAGCGCCGGGACGAGGAGGACGATGAGGTAGCTGACGGCCACGGCCAGGAGGATGCCGAAGACCCCCCCGATCCCGGTCAGTGTCATCGCTTCGAACAGGAACTGGAGGACGATGTCGCGCCGGGTCGCCCCGATCGCCTTGCGCACCCCGATCTCGCGCGTGCGCTCGGTCACCGAGACCAGCATGATGTTCATCACGCCGATGCCGCCGACGAGGAGGCCGACGCTGGAAATGGCGATGGCGACCAGCCCGATCACCCCGGTGATCGAATCGAGCTGGGTGATGACCCGGTCCGCGGTGGTGAGGTCGAAATCGTTCTCCTCCCGCGGCCCGACCCCCCGCCGGCGCCTCAGGAGGCTTTCCACCTCGTCCAGGGCTTCCGACCGCCGCCCCGACTCGGCCTGGATGAAGAGGATGTGCTTGTCCTCCCACGGCATCATCTTCCGCATCGACCCGTAGGGGAGGATGACGATGTTGTCGGAGCCTTCGCTCAGAAAGCTCGACTTGCTCTTCTCGGTGACCCCGATGACCGTGTGCGGGTGCCCCATCACCAGGATCTGCTTCCCGACCGGGTCGGAGTAGCTGAACATCGCCTCGGCCGCGTCGGGCCCCAGGACGGCCACGGGCACGCGGTGCCGCTCCTCGGAATCGGAGAAGAAGCGGCCGTTTTCCACCTTGACGTTGGCCACCGCGCCGTAGTTGGCCGAAACCCCGAGGAATTCGGCGTTGCGCAGCGTGCTCCCCTGGTACTGGGCCTGGATGCGGGTCCCGAAGGGGACCAGGCGCCAGCTCACATCGTGGACCGACGGGCACTGCTCCCGGACCGCCGCCGCGTCGGCCAGGCTGAGGGGCTTGCGCAGCATCTCCTCCCGGGAGCGGCGCCCCACCTGGACCCCCGTATTCATGTGAAAGGCGAAGATGTTGTTGGTCCCCAGGTCCTCGATCTGCGAGACCACGCTCTGGCGCATCCCCGTGAGGATGGAGGCGATGACGATGACGGTGAGCACCCCCACGACGATCCCGAGCACCGTGAGGAAAGAGCGGAATTTGTGGGCCAGCAGCGTGTCGAAGGCCATGGCCAGGTTTTCGCGATATTCGATCATTGCCGTATGCCCGCAGTCCTAACTTTTCGTAAGCGCCACGATCGGGTCGAGCTTGGAGGCCTTGTAGGCGGGATACAGGCCCGAAATCACTCCCACCCCGCCCGAGGTGAAGATGGCGATGAGGATGTATCCCAAGGTGATGTGCATGGGGATCGGGCTGGCCGCCTCCACGATGACGCCTAGCCCGTAGGAGAGGAGGATGCCGATGACGCCCCCGATGGAGGCGAGCAGGGCGGACTCGACCAGGAACTGCAGCAGGATATCGCTCTGCCGGGCGCCCACGGCCTTGCGCGTCCCGATCTCGACCGTCCGCTCGGTGACGGTGACCAGCATGATGTTCATGACCACGATCCCCCCCACCACGAGCGAGATCAGGGTTATGGGCGTCACCACCATGGCGATGGCGCCCGTCAGCTGCCCGACCATGTCCTGAACGGCGCCGCTGGCGAGGATGTCGAAGTCGTCCTCGCGGCTGGGCCGGAGCTTGTGCCGGGCCCTCAGGATCTGGCGGACCCCGTCCTGCGTCGATTCCATGGCGGCTTCCGACGGGGCCCGGACGCGGAACTGGATGGAGCGGTGCAGGCCGTATTTTTTCAGGAAGGCGGTGTAGGGGACGTAGACGTTGTTGTCGAGCGACTGCCCCATCATGTTGCCGTTTTCGACTTCCACCCCGATGACGGTGAAATTGTCCCCCCCCAGCTTGAACTCCTTCCCCACCGCCTCGGCGGCGCCGAAGAGCTCCTCCCGGACCGCCGACCCGATCACGGCATAGGGACGGGCGTGGGCCACGTCGAAACTGGAGATGAAGCGCCCCTCCTCGAGGTCCAGGGTCTGGATCCGGGGCATGTCGGCGTTGACGCCCGAAACGCTCGCCTCGTAAAAGATCCTGGCCCCCCTCCTGGCGTCGTCGCTCCCGCGGATCACGGGGGAGATCGCCTC
This window encodes:
- a CDS encoding FtsX-like permease family protein, with product MIEYRENLAMAFDTLLAHKFRSFLTVLGIVVGVLTVIVIASILTGMRQSVVSQIEDLGTNNIFAFHMNTGVQVGRRSREEMLRKPLSLADAAAVREQCPSVHDVSWRLVPFGTRIQAQYQGSTLRNAEFLGVSANYGAVANVKVENGRFFSDSEERHRVPVAVLGPDAAEAMFSYSDPVGKQILVMGHPHTVIGVTEKSKSSFLSEGSDNIVILPYGSMRKMMPWEDKHILFIQAESGRRSEALDEVESLLRRRRGVGPREENDFDLTTADRVITQLDSITGVIGLVAIAISSVGLLVGGIGVMNIMLVSVTERTREIGVRKAIGATRRDIVLQFLFEAMTLTGIGGVFGILLAVAVSYLIVLLVPALPAVIPLWAVVAGLVVSIGIGLVFGVWPARKAAQLDPIEALRYE
- a CDS encoding FtsX-like permease family protein, with the protein product MKRRVSAMTWEAFRIALDSIWNHKLRSVLTLLGIIIGVASVVTVGGAIGGLGAYISERLSASFASNTFIVSRFARVNVSAEEFEKLIKRNKNIYPEDMRAVEERCEECEAISPVIRGSDDARRGARIFYEASVSGVNADMPRIQTLDLEEGRFISSFDVAHARPYAVIGSAVREELFGAAEAVGKEFKLGGDNFTVIGVEVENGNMMGQSLDNNVYVPYTAFLKKYGLHRSIQFRVRAPSEAAMESTQDGVRQILRARHKLRPSREDDFDILASGAVQDMVGQLTGAIAMVVTPITLISLVVGGIVVMNIMLVTVTERTVEIGTRKAVGARQSDILLQFLVESALLASIGGVIGILLSYGLGVIVEAASPIPMHITLGYILIAIFTSGGVGVISGLYPAYKASKLDPIVALTKS